From one Agrobacterium fabrum str. C58 genomic stretch:
- the glgB gene encoding 1,4-alpha-glucan branching protein GlgB has translation MKKPLNSAEEKKTGDITKAEIEAIKSGLHSNPFALLGVHETPEGFSARCFIPGAEEVSVLTLDGNFVGELKQIDPDGFFEGRIDLSKRQPVRYRACRDDAEWAVTDPYSFGPVLGPMDDYFVREGSHLRLFDRMGAHPLKLEGVEGFHFAVWAPNARRVSVVGDFNNWDGRRHVMRFRKDTGIWEIFAPDVYAGCAYKFEILGANGELLPLKADPYARRGELRPKNASVTAPELTQKWEDQAHREHWAQVDQRRQPISIYEVHAGSWQRREDGTFLSWDELAAQLIPYCTDMGFTHIEFLPITEHPYDPSWGYQTTGLYAPTARFGDPEGFARFVNGAHKVGIGVLLDWVPAHFPTDEHGLRWFDGTALYEHADPRQGFHPDWNTAIYNFGRIEVMSYLINNALYWAEKFHLDGLRVDAVASMLYLDYSRKEGEWIPNEYGGRENLESVRFLQKMNSLVYGTHPGVMTIAEESTSWPKVSQPVHEGGLGFGFKWNMGFMHDTLSYFSREPVHRKFHHQELTFGLLYAFTENFVLPLSHDEVVHGKGSLIAKMSGDDWQKFANLRSYYGFMWGYPGKKLLFMGQEFAQWSEWSEKGSLDWNLRQYPMHEGMRRLVRDLNLTYRSKAALHARDCEPDGFRWLVVDDHENSVFAWLRTAPGEKPVAVICNLTPVYRENYYVPLPVAGRWREILNTDAEIYGGSGKGNGGRVQAVDAGGEIGAMLVLPPLATIMLEPEN, from the coding sequence ATGAAAAAACCGCTCAATTCGGCCGAAGAGAAAAAGACTGGCGACATCACGAAGGCTGAAATCGAGGCGATCAAGAGCGGTTTGCACTCCAATCCCTTTGCCCTTCTCGGCGTTCACGAAACGCCGGAAGGGTTTTCCGCCCGCTGTTTCATTCCCGGTGCCGAGGAGGTTTCCGTCCTGACGCTGGACGGAAATTTCGTGGGCGAATTAAAGCAGATCGATCCGGACGGTTTTTTCGAAGGCCGGATCGATCTTTCAAAGCGCCAGCCGGTGCGTTACCGCGCCTGTCGCGATGATGCCGAATGGGCGGTTACCGACCCTTACAGCTTCGGCCCGGTTCTTGGCCCCATGGACGATTATTTCGTACGCGAGGGCTCGCATCTGCGGCTATTCGACAGGATGGGCGCGCATCCGCTGAAGCTCGAGGGCGTCGAAGGTTTCCACTTCGCCGTCTGGGCTCCCAATGCGCGGCGCGTTTCCGTGGTCGGCGATTTCAACAATTGGGACGGTCGCCGGCATGTGATGCGCTTCCGCAAGGATACCGGCATCTGGGAAATCTTCGCGCCTGACGTCTATGCCGGCTGCGCCTACAAATTCGAAATCCTCGGTGCGAACGGCGAGCTTCTGCCGCTTAAGGCCGACCCCTATGCGCGGCGCGGTGAATTGCGGCCGAAGAACGCTTCCGTCACTGCGCCGGAATTGACGCAGAAATGGGAAGACCAGGCCCATCGCGAACATTGGGCACAGGTGGACCAGCGCCGCCAGCCGATCAGCATCTATGAGGTGCATGCCGGTTCCTGGCAGCGCCGCGAGGACGGCACTTTCCTCAGCTGGGACGAGCTGGCCGCGCAACTCATTCCCTATTGCACGGATATGGGCTTCACTCATATCGAGTTCCTGCCGATTACCGAACATCCCTATGATCCCTCCTGGGGTTACCAGACGACCGGCCTTTACGCCCCGACCGCCCGTTTCGGCGATCCGGAAGGTTTTGCGCGTTTCGTCAATGGCGCCCACAAGGTCGGCATAGGTGTTCTGCTGGACTGGGTTCCCGCGCACTTCCCCACCGACGAGCACGGGCTGCGCTGGTTCGACGGCACGGCGCTTTACGAACATGCCGATCCGCGTCAGGGTTTTCATCCCGACTGGAACACGGCCATCTATAATTTCGGCCGCATCGAGGTGATGTCCTACCTCATCAACAATGCGCTTTATTGGGCCGAGAAATTCCATCTCGACGGCCTGCGTGTCGATGCAGTCGCCTCGATGCTCTATCTCGATTATTCCCGCAAGGAAGGCGAGTGGATCCCCAACGAATATGGCGGGCGCGAAAACCTCGAATCCGTTCGTTTCCTGCAGAAGATGAATTCCCTGGTCTACGGCACTCATCCGGGCGTCATGACGATTGCAGAGGAATCCACCTCCTGGCCGAAAGTGTCCCAGCCGGTTCACGAGGGCGGGCTTGGTTTCGGCTTCAAATGGAACATGGGCTTCATGCACGACACGCTGAGTTATTTCTCGCGTGAGCCGGTGCACCGCAAATTCCACCATCAGGAACTGACCTTCGGGTTGCTTTACGCCTTCACCGAAAATTTCGTGCTGCCGCTTTCCCATGACGAGGTGGTGCACGGCAAGGGATCGCTGATCGCCAAGATGTCCGGCGACGACTGGCAGAAATTCGCCAATCTCCGGTCCTATTACGGCTTCATGTGGGGTTATCCCGGCAAGAAGCTGCTGTTCATGGGGCAGGAGTTCGCCCAGTGGAGCGAATGGAGCGAAAAGGGATCGCTCGACTGGAACCTTCGCCAATATCCGATGCATGAAGGCATGCGCCGCCTCGTGCGCGATCTCAACCTCACCTATCGATCCAAAGCCGCCCTGCACGCCCGTGACTGCGAACCCGACGGCTTCCGCTGGCTTGTCGTCGATGATCACGAGAATTCCGTCTTCGCCTGGCTGCGCACGGCGCCTGGTGAAAAACCGGTGGCGGTCATCTGCAATCTCACCCCGGTCTACCGGGAGAACTATTATGTGCCGCTCCCTGTTGCGGGGCGGTGGAGGGAGATTCTCAACACCGATGCCGAAATTTATGGCGGCAGCGGCAAGGGAAATGGCGGACGCGTTCAGGCGGTCGATGCCGGCGGAGAAATCGGGGCGATGCTCGTCCTGCCGCCGCTTGCCACGATCATGCTCGAACCGGAAAACTGA
- a CDS encoding glycogen/starch/alpha-glucan phosphorylase, producing MINNLTAADLPRPAPRSSNPEIMAAEIIERLTYRIGKDVKVAKPHDWLTATILVVRDRIIDKWMASTRKAYADNSKRVYYLSLEFLIGRLMRDAISNIGLMHEIRDALSSLGVDLDVIAGLEPDAALGNGGLGRLAACFMESMATVDIPAYGYGIRYVHGLFRQQMADGWQVELPETWLAHGNPWEFERRESSYEIGFGGSVETIGGYEDPQRFVWKPAERVIAMAYDTPVVGWRGTRVNTLRLWSAQPIDPILLAAFNAGDHIGALRESNKAESLTRVLYPADATPAGQELRLRQEFFFSSASLQDILRRHLQQYPDFTSLPDKVSIQLNDTHPAISICEMIRLLCDVHGLEFDEAWRITQGTFSYTNHTLLPEALESWPVPLLERLLPRHMQIVYAINANTLLFARKEKKMADQQIRSISLIDEGGERRVRMGNLAFIGSHSINGVSALHTELMKETVFADLHSLYPERINNKTNGITPRRWLMQCNPGLTGLIREAIGDDFLDDAEKLIALDRFADDAGFREKFAEVKRLNKVRLANTVAQRMGIRVDPSAMFDIQIKRIHEYKRQLLNLIETVALYDQIRSHPELDWVPRVKFFAGKAAPSYHNAKLIIKLANDIARVINNDPAVRGLLKVVFIPNYNVSLAEIMVPAADLSEQISTAGMEASGTGNMKFALNGALTIGTLDGANVEMLEHVGADNIVIFGMTAEEVSRARAEGHNPRAIIEGSAELSQALSSIASGVFSPDDRSRFSALMDGIYNSDWFMVAADFDAYADAQRKVDAIWSDQDSWNTKAVRNTARMGWFSSDRTIRQYATEIWRA from the coding sequence ATGATCAATAATCTTACCGCCGCCGATCTTCCCCGCCCCGCCCCGCGCAGTTCCAACCCGGAAATCATGGCCGCGGAAATCATCGAGCGACTGACCTACCGCATCGGCAAGGACGTCAAGGTTGCGAAACCGCACGACTGGCTGACCGCAACCATCCTCGTCGTGCGCGACCGCATCATCGACAAATGGATGGCATCCACCCGCAAGGCCTATGCCGACAATTCCAAGCGCGTTTATTATCTGTCGCTGGAATTCCTGATCGGCCGCCTGATGCGCGACGCCATCTCCAATATCGGGCTGATGCATGAAATCCGCGATGCGCTGTCCTCGCTCGGCGTCGATCTCGACGTGATTGCCGGTCTTGAGCCGGATGCCGCACTTGGCAATGGCGGCCTCGGCCGCCTCGCCGCCTGTTTCATGGAATCCATGGCGACCGTCGACATTCCCGCCTATGGTTATGGCATCCGTTACGTGCACGGCCTCTTCCGCCAGCAGATGGCGGATGGATGGCAGGTGGAACTGCCGGAAACCTGGCTGGCGCATGGCAATCCCTGGGAGTTCGAACGCCGCGAAAGCTCCTATGAAATCGGCTTCGGCGGATCGGTGGAGACGATCGGCGGATATGAAGACCCGCAGCGTTTCGTCTGGAAACCGGCCGAACGTGTGATCGCCATGGCCTATGACACCCCGGTCGTCGGCTGGCGCGGCACCCGCGTCAACACGTTGCGGTTATGGTCTGCGCAGCCTATCGACCCCATTCTCTTGGCCGCCTTTAATGCCGGCGACCATATCGGCGCATTGCGCGAGAGCAACAAGGCGGAAAGCCTGACGCGGGTTCTCTACCCTGCGGACGCGACCCCGGCCGGGCAGGAACTGCGCCTGCGGCAAGAGTTCTTCTTCTCCTCCGCCTCGCTGCAGGACATTCTGCGCCGCCATCTCCAGCAATATCCTGACTTCACCTCGTTGCCGGACAAGGTCTCGATTCAGCTCAACGATACCCATCCGGCCATTTCCATCTGTGAAATGATACGGCTGCTCTGCGATGTGCACGGTCTTGAATTCGACGAGGCCTGGAGGATCACCCAGGGCACCTTCTCCTACACCAACCACACGCTTCTGCCCGAAGCGCTGGAAAGCTGGCCGGTGCCGCTGCTCGAGCGTCTTCTTCCAAGACATATGCAGATCGTCTACGCGATCAACGCCAATACGCTGCTCTTTGCCCGCAAGGAAAAGAAGATGGCGGATCAGCAGATCCGCTCGATCTCGCTGATCGATGAAGGCGGCGAGCGCCGTGTGCGCATGGGCAATCTCGCTTTCATCGGCTCGCATTCCATCAATGGCGTTTCGGCGCTTCATACTGAGTTGATGAAGGAAACGGTTTTTGCCGACCTGCACAGCCTCTATCCTGAACGGATCAACAACAAGACCAACGGCATCACCCCGCGCCGCTGGCTGATGCAGTGCAACCCCGGCCTCACCGGGTTGATCCGGGAAGCGATCGGCGACGATTTCCTCGACGATGCGGAAAAGCTCATCGCGCTCGACCGTTTCGCCGACGATGCCGGTTTCCGTGAGAAATTCGCTGAAGTGAAGCGCCTGAACAAGGTGCGCCTCGCCAACACCGTGGCACAGCGCATGGGCATCCGCGTCGATCCTTCGGCCATGTTCGACATCCAGATCAAGCGCATCCACGAATATAAGCGCCAGCTTCTGAACCTTATCGAAACGGTGGCGCTTTACGACCAGATCCGTTCCCACCCGGAACTGGATTGGGTGCCGCGCGTTAAGTTCTTCGCAGGCAAGGCGGCGCCGAGTTATCACAACGCGAAGCTGATCATCAAGCTTGCCAACGATATTGCCCGGGTCATCAACAACGACCCGGCCGTGCGCGGGCTTCTGAAGGTGGTGTTTATTCCGAACTACAACGTCTCGCTTGCGGAAATCATGGTTCCCGCCGCCGATCTTTCCGAACAGATTTCGACCGCCGGCATGGAAGCGTCCGGCACCGGCAACATGAAATTTGCCCTGAACGGCGCGCTCACCATCGGCACGCTCGATGGCGCGAATGTGGAAATGCTCGAACATGTCGGCGCTGACAACATCGTCATCTTCGGCATGACGGCGGAAGAAGTCTCCAGGGCTCGCGCCGAAGGCCATAATCCCCGCGCCATCATCGAAGGGTCTGCGGAATTGTCGCAGGCGCTGTCATCAATCGCGTCGGGTGTGTTTTCACCGGATGACCGTTCGCGGTTTTCCGCCCTGATGGATGGCATCTACAACAGCGACTGGTTCATGGTGGCTGCCGATTTCGACGCCTATGCCGATGCACAGCGCAAGGTGGACGCGATCTGGAGCGATCAGGATAGCTGGAACACGAAAGCAGTGCGCAACACGGCGCGTATGGGCTGGTTCTCGTCCGACAGGACGATCCGCCAATATGCCACCGAGATCTGGAGAGCCTGA
- a CDS encoding aspartate/glutamate racemase family protein: protein MKRIGLIGGMSWESTATYYRMINEAVRDSRGGLVSADIIMHSLDFSEVVALQKADRWDEAGALLGAAGARLANAGADCVLICTNTMHLVADTVEKMSGVALIDIIDETAAALKADGRRKPLLLATRYTMEHGFYTDRMRQHGVDVVVPEADDRAAIHDIIFGELCQGEIKSCSRERYLAVIEKARALGVDSVILGCTEISLLIDPDTLPLPGYDSTAIHAKAAVDFALGDKAFDRAA, encoded by the coding sequence ATGAAACGCATCGGCCTGATCGGCGGCATGAGCTGGGAATCCACCGCAACCTATTACCGCATGATCAACGAGGCCGTGCGCGACAGCCGCGGCGGTCTGGTCTCGGCCGATATCATCATGCATTCGCTCGATTTTTCCGAGGTTGTCGCCCTTCAGAAGGCTGACCGCTGGGATGAAGCGGGCGCGCTGCTGGGCGCTGCCGGTGCGCGCCTTGCCAATGCCGGTGCCGATTGTGTGCTGATCTGCACCAACACCATGCATCTCGTTGCGGACACGGTTGAGAAAATGTCGGGCGTCGCCCTGATCGACATCATCGACGAAACGGCGGCCGCCCTGAAGGCGGACGGGCGTCGCAAGCCGCTGCTGCTCGCCACCCGCTACACGATGGAACATGGCTTCTATACCGACCGGATGCGCCAGCATGGTGTGGACGTGGTCGTGCCCGAAGCGGACGACCGCGCTGCGATCCATGACATCATTTTCGGCGAACTGTGCCAGGGCGAAATCAAGTCCTGCTCGCGCGAACGCTACCTTGCCGTCATCGAAAAGGCCCGTGCACTGGGCGTCGATTCCGTCATTCTCGGCTGCACGGAAATTTCCCTGCTGATCGATCCCGATACGCTGCCGCTGCCGGGGTATGATTCGACCGCCATTCACGCGAAGGCCGCCGTCGACTTCGCGCTCGGAGACAAGGCATTCGACAGAGCCGCATGA
- a CDS encoding alpha-D-glucose phosphate-specific phosphoglucomutase produces MIKTIKTTPYQDQKPGTSGLRKKVPVFAQENYAENFIQSIFDALEGFEGQTLVIGGDGRYYNREVIQKAIKMAAAAGFGKVLVGQGGILSTPAASNVIRKYKAFGGIVLSASHNPGGPTEDFGIKYNIGNGGPAPEKITDAIYARSKVIDSYKISDAADIDLDKIGSFKVDELTVDVIDPVADYAALMEELFDFGAIRSLIAGGFKVVVDSMSAVTGPYAVEILEKRLGAPKGSVRNATPLPDFGGHHPDPNLVHAKELYDDVMSPEGPDFGAASDGDGDRNMVVGKGMFVTPSDSLAIIAANAKLAPGYAAGISGIARSMPTSAAADRVAEKLGLGMYETPTGWKFFGNLMDAGKVTICGEESFGTGSNHVREKDGLWAVLYWLNIVAARKESVKDIVTKHWAEYGRNYYSRHDYEEVDSDAANTLVAILREKLATLPGTSYGNLKVAAADDFAYHDPVDQSVSKNQGIRILFEGGSRIVLRLSGTGTAGATLRLYVERYEPDAARHGIETQSALADLISVADTIAGIKAHTGRSEPTVIT; encoded by the coding sequence ATGATCAAGACTATCAAGACGACGCCTTATCAGGACCAGAAGCCGGGCACATCCGGCCTGCGCAAGAAGGTGCCAGTCTTCGCCCAGGAAAATTATGCCGAGAACTTCATCCAGTCGATCTTCGACGCGCTTGAAGGTTTTGAGGGCCAGACGCTGGTGATCGGCGGCGACGGCCGTTATTACAACCGCGAAGTCATCCAGAAGGCGATCAAAATGGCCGCCGCCGCCGGTTTCGGCAAGGTGCTGGTCGGTCAGGGCGGCATTCTCTCGACGCCCGCCGCCTCCAACGTTATCCGCAAATACAAGGCCTTCGGCGGCATCGTGCTTTCCGCCAGCCATAATCCCGGCGGCCCGACCGAAGATTTCGGCATCAAATACAATATCGGCAATGGCGGCCCAGCACCGGAAAAGATCACCGACGCGATCTATGCTCGCTCTAAGGTCATCGACAGCTACAAAATCTCTGATGCAGCCGATATCGATCTCGACAAGATCGGCAGCTTCAAGGTGGATGAACTAACGGTCGACGTTATCGATCCGGTTGCCGATTATGCTGCGCTGATGGAAGAGCTGTTCGATTTTGGCGCCATCCGTTCTCTCATCGCCGGCGGCTTCAAGGTCGTCGTCGATTCCATGAGCGCCGTCACCGGCCCCTATGCCGTTGAGATCCTCGAAAAGCGTCTCGGCGCTCCCAAGGGCTCCGTCCGCAACGCAACACCGCTGCCCGATTTCGGCGGCCACCATCCCGATCCGAACCTTGTCCATGCCAAGGAGCTTTATGACGACGTCATGAGCCCGGAAGGCCCGGATTTCGGCGCGGCTTCCGATGGTGATGGCGACCGCAATATGGTTGTCGGCAAGGGCATGTTCGTCACTCCCTCCGATAGTCTCGCGATCATCGCCGCCAATGCCAAGCTGGCGCCCGGTTATGCCGCCGGCATTTCCGGCATCGCCCGCTCGATGCCGACCAGTGCGGCAGCCGACCGCGTCGCTGAAAAGCTCGGGCTTGGAATGTACGAAACCCCGACCGGCTGGAAATTCTTCGGCAATCTCATGGATGCCGGCAAGGTGACGATCTGCGGCGAGGAAAGCTTTGGCACCGGTTCGAACCATGTGCGTGAAAAGGATGGCCTGTGGGCCGTGCTTTACTGGCTGAACATTGTCGCGGCGCGCAAGGAAAGCGTGAAGGACATCGTCACCAAGCACTGGGCGGAATATGGCCGCAACTATTATTCGCGCCACGACTATGAGGAAGTGGATTCGGATGCCGCCAATACGCTGGTGGCCATCCTGCGCGAAAAACTCGCGACACTGCCCGGCACCAGCTACGGCAATCTGAAGGTCGCGGCGGCGGATGATTTTGCCTATCACGATCCGGTCGACCAGTCTGTCAGCAAGAACCAGGGCATCCGCATCCTGTTCGAAGGCGGCTCGCGCATCGTGCTGCGCCTTTCCGGCACCGGTACTGCGGGCGCGACGCTTCGACTCTACGTCGAGCGTTACGAGCCGGATGCGGCCCGCCACGGCATCGAAACGCAGTCGGCGCTCGCCGATCTGATTTCCGTTGCCGATACCATCGCCGGCATCAAGGCCCATACCGGCCGCAGCGAACCGACTGTCATTACCTGA
- the glgC gene encoding glucose-1-phosphate adenylyltransferase yields the protein MSEKRVQPLARDAMAYVLAGGRGSRLKELTDRRAKPAVYFGGKARIIDFALSNALNSGIRRIGVATQYKAHSLIRHLQRGWDFFRPERNESFDILPASQRVSETQWYEGTADAVYQNIDIIEPYAPEYMVILAGDHIYKMDYEYMLQQHVDSGADVTIGCLEVPRMEATGFGVMHVNEKDEIIDFIEKPADPPGIPGNEGFALASMGIYVFHTKFLMEALRRDAADPTSSRDFGKDIIPYIVEHGKAVAHRFADSCVRSDFEHEPYWRDVGTIDAYWQANIDLTDVVPDLDIYDKSWPIWTYAEITPPAKFVHDDEDRRGSAVSSVVSGDCIISGAALNRSLLFTGVRANSYSRLENAVVLPSVKIGRHAQLSNVVIDHGVVIPEGLIVGEDPELDAKRFRRTESGICLITQSMIDKLDL from the coding sequence ATGTCGGAAAAAAGAGTTCAGCCTTTGGCGCGTGATGCAATGGCCTATGTCCTCGCAGGCGGAAGAGGAAGCCGTCTGAAGGAACTGACGGACCGCCGGGCAAAACCCGCGGTTTATTTTGGCGGCAAGGCGCGCATCATCGATTTTGCGCTTTCCAACGCGCTCAATTCCGGCATCCGCCGCATCGGCGTCGCCACGCAATATAAGGCTCACTCCCTCATCCGCCACCTGCAACGCGGCTGGGACTTCTTCCGTCCCGAGCGTAACGAAAGCTTCGACATTCTGCCGGCTTCGCAGCGCGTGTCCGAAACGCAATGGTACGAAGGCACCGCCGACGCGGTTTACCAGAACATCGACATCATCGAGCCCTATGCCCCGGAATATATGGTCATTCTGGCCGGCGACCATATTTACAAAATGGACTACGAATACATGCTGCAACAGCATGTGGATTCCGGTGCCGACGTCACGATCGGCTGCCTTGAAGTGCCGCGCATGGAAGCGACCGGCTTCGGCGTGATGCATGTGAACGAAAAAGACGAGATCATCGACTTCATCGAAAAGCCGGCCGATCCGCCCGGCATTCCCGGCAATGAAGGTTTTGCGCTCGCCTCGATGGGCATCTACGTCTTCCACACGAAGTTCCTGATGGAAGCGCTGCGCCGCGATGCCGCCGATCCGACCTCCAGCCGCGACTTCGGCAAGGACATCATTCCCTATATCGTCGAACACGGTAAAGCCGTTGCGCACCGCTTCGCTGATTCCTGCGTGCGTTCGGATTTCGAGCACGAACCCTACTGGCGAGACGTCGGCACCATCGATGCCTATTGGCAGGCCAATATCGACCTCACGGATGTGGTGCCGGACCTCGATATCTACGACAAGTCCTGGCCGATCTGGACCTATGCGGAAATCACCCCGCCGGCGAAATTCGTGCATGACGATGAAGATCGCCGTGGTTCGGCCGTATCGTCGGTCGTCTCGGGCGACTGCATCATTTCCGGTGCAGCGCTCAACCGCAGCCTGCTGTTCACAGGCGTGCGCGCCAATTCATACTCCCGCCTTGAGAATGCCGTAGTACTGCCGAGTGTGAAGATCGGGCGTCATGCTCAGCTCAGCAATGTCGTCATCGACCATGGCGTGGTCATTCCGGAAGGACTGATTGTAGGAGAAGACCCCGAACTGGATGCCAAACGCTTCCGCCGCACGGAAAGCGGCATCTGCCTTATCACCCAATCGATGATCGACAAGCTGGACCTGTAG
- the glgA gene encoding glycogen synthase GlgA: MNVLSVSSEIYPLIKTGGLADVVGALPIALEAHGVRTRTLIPGYPAVKAAVTDPVKCFEFTDLLGEKADLLEVQHERLDLLILDAPAYYERSGGPYLGQTGKDYPDNWKRFAALSLAAARIGAGVLPGWRPDMVHAHDWQAAMTPVYMRYAETPEIPSLLTIHNIAFQGQFGANIFSKLALPAHAFGMEGIEYYNDVSFLKGGLQTATALSTVSPSYAEEILTAEFGMGLEGVIGSRAHVLHGIVNGIDADVWNPATDHLIHDNYSAANLKNRALNKKAVAEHFRIDDDGSPLFCVISRLTWQKGIDLMAEAVDEIVSLGGRLVVLGAGDVALEGALLAAASRHHGRVGVAIGYNEPLSHLMQAGCDAIIIPSRFEPCGLTQLYALRYGCIPVVARTGGLADTVIDANHAALASKAATGVQFSPVTLDGLKQAIRRTVRYYHDPKLWTQMQKLGMKSDVSWEKSAGLYAALYSQLISKGH; this comes from the coding sequence ATGAATGTCCTTTCGGTTTCATCCGAAATTTATCCCCTGATCAAGACCGGAGGGCTCGCCGACGTTGTCGGCGCGCTCCCCATCGCGCTCGAAGCCCATGGCGTCAGAACGCGGACATTGATACCCGGCTATCCGGCGGTGAAAGCCGCCGTGACGGACCCCGTCAAATGTTTTGAGTTCACCGACCTGCTTGGCGAAAAGGCCGATCTGCTCGAAGTCCAACACGAGAGGCTAGACCTTTTGATCCTCGACGCGCCCGCCTATTACGAGCGTTCCGGCGGCCCCTATCTCGGCCAGACCGGCAAGGATTATCCTGATAACTGGAAGCGTTTTGCGGCGCTGTCACTGGCGGCGGCGCGGATCGGCGCCGGTGTGCTCCCCGGCTGGCGGCCGGATATGGTGCACGCGCATGACTGGCAGGCCGCCATGACGCCTGTCTATATGCGTTACGCCGAAACACCGGAAATTCCGAGCCTTCTCACCATCCACAACATTGCCTTTCAGGGCCAGTTCGGCGCAAACATCTTCAGCAAACTTGCCCTGCCCGCCCACGCCTTCGGCATGGAGGGCATCGAATATTACAACGACGTCAGCTTCCTCAAGGGCGGCTTGCAGACGGCAACCGCGCTCAGCACGGTCAGCCCATCCTATGCGGAAGAAATCCTGACCGCGGAATTCGGCATGGGGCTTGAAGGGGTGATCGGCAGCCGCGCCCATGTGCTGCACGGCATCGTCAACGGCATCGACGCCGATGTCTGGAACCCGGCCACCGACCATCTGATCCACGACAATTATTCCGCCGCCAATCTCAAGAACCGTGCCCTGAACAAGAAGGCGGTCGCCGAACATTTCCGTATCGATGATGATGGCAGCCCGCTATTCTGCGTCATCTCCCGCCTCACCTGGCAGAAGGGCATCGACCTCATGGCGGAAGCCGTGGATGAGATCGTTTCCCTCGGCGGCCGCCTGGTCGTGCTGGGCGCGGGCGATGTGGCACTGGAAGGCGCGCTTCTTGCGGCGGCATCCCGCCACCATGGACGCGTCGGTGTTGCCATCGGTTACAACGAGCCGCTGTCGCATCTCATGCAGGCGGGTTGCGACGCGATCATCATTCCCTCTCGCTTCGAGCCCTGCGGCCTGACCCAGCTTTACGCGTTGCGTTACGGCTGCATTCCGGTCGTCGCCCGCACCGGCGGCCTTGCCGACACCGTGATTGACGCCAACCATGCCGCCCTCGCCAGCAAGGCGGCAACTGGCGTACAATTTTCACCCGTCACACTTGACGGTCTGAAACAGGCGATCCGCCGGACCGTCCGTTATTATCACGACCCGAAACTGTGGACACAAATGCAGAAACTCGGAATGAAATCCGATGTTTCCTGGGAAAAAAGCGCCGGTCTCTACGCCGCGCTTTATAGCCAGCTTATTTCGAAAGGCCATTGA
- a CDS encoding class II glutamine amidotransferase — protein MCRLFAYSGKPVWLDSLLIEPEASLVSQSMAAREAKTVVNGDGCGLGWYGERGTPGVFRDTRPAWSDANLAALCQQLRSGMFMAHVRSATSGEVSRANCHPFAHGQYLFMHNGQIGGYEQIRRDIDSLIPDDIYASRRGTGDSEAIFLIAAGLGLDADPVRAISTALRLCQEKMVAAGVSSALRFSAVLMDGDCVHAFRWSSDDKPPTLYWRGLEEGIALSSEPFSFDCTPWCAVPPNTSVTIRAGEMVAQPFCLG, from the coding sequence ATGTGCCGCCTTTTTGCCTATTCCGGTAAACCTGTCTGGCTCGACAGCCTGCTGATCGAGCCGGAAGCATCATTGGTAAGCCAGTCCATGGCCGCACGGGAAGCAAAAACCGTCGTCAACGGCGATGGCTGCGGCCTTGGCTGGTATGGCGAACGGGGAACGCCCGGCGTCTTTCGCGACACCCGGCCCGCCTGGTCCGATGCCAATCTGGCCGCGCTCTGCCAGCAATTGCGCTCCGGCATGTTCATGGCCCATGTCCGCTCCGCCACGTCAGGCGAGGTATCCCGTGCCAATTGCCATCCCTTTGCGCATGGCCAATATCTGTTCATGCATAACGGCCAGATCGGCGGTTACGAGCAGATCCGGCGCGACATCGATTCCCTTATCCCGGACGATATCTACGCATCCCGGCGCGGCACCGGCGACAGCGAAGCCATTTTCCTGATTGCCGCCGGCCTTGGTCTCGATGCGGATCCGGTTCGCGCCATTTCTACCGCGCTGCGCCTCTGCCAGGAAAAGATGGTTGCGGCGGGCGTGTCTTCGGCTCTGCGCTTCAGCGCGGTGCTGATGGATGGCGATTGCGTGCATGCCTTCCGCTGGTCGAGCGACGACAAACCACCGACCCTCTACTGGCGCGGGTTGGAAGAGGGCATTGCGTTGAGTTCCGAACCCTTTTCCTTCGATTGCACTCCCTGGTGCGCCGTTCCACCCAACACCAGCGTGACGATCCGCGCAGGCGAAATGGTGGCGCAGCCTTTTTGCCTGGGGTGA